In a single window of the Anaerocolumna cellulosilytica genome:
- the secY gene encoding preprotein translocase subunit SecY, with amino-acid sequence MLKTFRNAFKIKDIRSKLVYTFFALIIVRLGSQLPVPRIDREYFSQWIGTQTSLGFFDTLTGGSFTQMSIFALSITPYITSSIIMQLLTIAIPKLEELQKDGEDGRKKIAEYTRYVTVGLALIESIAMAIGFGQSGLLEGGMTFNNVAIIVASLTAGSAFLMWLGERITEKGVGNGISIILLINIVAQMPNDFTNLYRQFVSGASNVVNGILASIVIILVVVAVVVFIIILQDAQRKIPVQYAKKVQGRKMVGGQSSHIPLKVNTAGVIPVIFAGSLMQFPIVVSSFLGVSPARAYFWPKVLYLLNQNTWLNFRDLGEFKYSLGLLIYIALVIFFAYFYTSITFNPIEVSNNMKKQGGFIPGIRPGKPTTEYLTKVLNNIILIGAVGLTIVAVIPIFFSGAFRAQVNFGGTSIIIVVGVVLETIKQIESQMLVRHYKGFLND; translated from the coding sequence ATGTTAAAAACGTTCCGAAATGCTTTTAAGATTAAAGATATCAGAAGTAAATTAGTGTATACTTTTTTCGCACTGATTATTGTAAGGCTTGGCTCCCAACTTCCTGTACCACGTATCGACAGAGAATATTTCTCCCAGTGGATTGGAACTCAGACTTCTTTAGGATTCTTTGATACTTTAACAGGTGGTTCTTTTACACAAATGTCAATATTTGCGCTAAGTATTACGCCATATATTACATCTTCCATCATTATGCAGCTCCTCACAATAGCTATTCCAAAGCTTGAGGAGCTCCAAAAAGATGGAGAAGACGGTAGAAAGAAAATTGCCGAATATACTCGTTATGTGACAGTAGGTTTGGCACTTATTGAATCAATTGCCATGGCGATTGGTTTCGGTCAATCAGGATTACTAGAGGGTGGAATGACATTCAACAATGTAGCTATTATTGTTGCATCCTTAACAGCTGGTTCTGCGTTTTTAATGTGGCTTGGCGAAAGAATTACGGAAAAAGGCGTTGGAAACGGTATCTCTATTATCCTTCTAATTAACATTGTTGCACAAATGCCAAATGATTTCACTAATCTATACAGACAATTTGTTAGTGGAGCTTCTAATGTTGTAAATGGTATTTTAGCTTCAATCGTTATTATCTTAGTTGTAGTAGCGGTTGTAGTTTTCATTATCATATTACAAGATGCACAAAGAAAGATCCCTGTGCAGTACGCAAAAAAGGTACAGGGAAGGAAAATGGTTGGCGGTCAGTCTTCTCATATTCCATTAAAGGTTAATACAGCAGGCGTTATTCCGGTTATTTTTGCCGGTTCTTTAATGCAGTTTCCTATAGTCGTGTCCTCTTTCTTAGGAGTTAGTCCGGCTAGGGCTTATTTTTGGCCTAAAGTATTATACTTACTTAATCAGAATACCTGGTTAAATTTCAGAGACTTGGGTGAATTTAAGTATTCACTTGGTTTACTGATTTATATTGCTTTGGTTATTTTCTTTGCTTATTTTTATACTTCTATTACATTTAATCCAATTGAAGTATCAAACAACATGAAAAAACAAGGTGGTTTTATTCCTGGTATCCGTCCTGGTAAACCAACGACGGAATACTTGACAAAGGTTCTGAATAATATTATATTAATCGGTGCTGTCGGTTTAACAATCGTAGCAGTGATTCCGATTTTCTTTTCTGGTGCATTCCGTGCACAGGTGAACTTCGGCGGAACTTCAATAATCATCGTTGTTGGTGTTGTTCTAGAAACAATAAAGCAAATAGAATCTCAGATGTTAGTTCGTCATTATAAAGGTTTTCTTAACGATTAA
- a CDS encoding adenylate kinase gives MKIIMLGAPGAGKGTQAKRIAEKYGIPHISTGDIFRANIKSGTELGRKAKAYMDQGLLVPDEIVVDIVVDRLKQSDCANGYILDGFPRTIPQAEALDNALKIIEEKVDFAINVEVPDSYIVERMSGRRACLNCGATYHVVNIPTKVDGICDVCGSEIVLRDDDKPETVLKRLKVYHEQTQPLIDYYSKQNLLIDVDGTKDMSEVFQAIIMVLEQ, from the coding sequence ATGAAAATCATTATGTTAGGCGCACCGGGAGCAGGTAAAGGCACACAGGCAAAGAGAATTGCTGAAAAATATGGAATCCCCCACATCTCAACGGGAGATATATTCAGGGCAAATATTAAGAGTGGGACGGAGCTAGGTAGGAAAGCAAAAGCCTATATGGATCAGGGTTTACTGGTTCCGGATGAAATAGTTGTTGATATTGTTGTGGATCGTCTAAAACAAAGTGACTGTGCAAACGGTTATATATTAGATGGATTTCCAAGAACCATACCACAAGCAGAAGCACTTGATAACGCACTTAAGATCATTGAGGAAAAAGTAGACTTTGCAATTAATGTTGAAGTTCCCGATTCTTATATTGTTGAAAGAATGTCAGGACGTAGAGCCTGCCTAAACTGCGGAGCAACCTATCACGTTGTTAATATACCAACTAAAGTTGATGGAATCTGTGACGTATGCGGCAGTGAAATTGTATTAAGGGATGATGATAAGCCTGAGACTGTTTTAAAACGTCTTAAAGTATATCATGAACAGACGCAGCCTCTGATTGATTATTATAGCAAGCAGAACTTATTGATTGATGTAGATGGAACAAAGGATATGTCTGAGGTATTTCAGGCAATCATTATGGTATTAGAACAGTAA
- the map gene encoding type I methionyl aminopeptidase has translation MSVTIKSEREIGLMREAGIILATVHEELEKFIRPGISTFDIDKKANELIKSFGCIPSFLNYNGYPASVCVSVNDQVVHGIPSKKRILEDGDIVSLDAGVIYNGYHSDAARTWAVGEITEEAKKLIEVTKQSFFEGIKHAKAGNHLNDISAAIQEYVESFGFSVVRDLVGHGIGTSLHEEPQIPNFRQKRRGIRLEPGMTFAIEPMVNAGRYDVYWEDDDWTVVTEDRSLSAHYENTIVITDGEPEILSIRK, from the coding sequence ATGTCAGTAACTATTAAATCAGAAAGAGAAATAGGATTAATGCGTGAGGCTGGTATTATATTAGCTACCGTGCATGAGGAACTGGAGAAGTTTATTAGGCCTGGTATTTCTACTTTCGATATCGACAAAAAAGCCAATGAATTAATTAAAAGTTTTGGATGCATACCTTCCTTTTTAAACTATAACGGTTACCCGGCTTCCGTTTGTGTATCAGTTAATGACCAGGTAGTTCACGGTATTCCGAGTAAAAAGCGCATCTTAGAAGACGGAGACATTGTTAGTTTAGATGCGGGTGTTATTTACAATGGATATCATTCCGATGCTGCCAGAACCTGGGCAGTGGGAGAAATAACAGAAGAAGCAAAGAAATTAATCGAAGTAACAAAACAAAGTTTTTTTGAAGGTATTAAACATGCAAAAGCTGGCAATCATTTAAATGATATATCCGCTGCAATCCAAGAATATGTAGAATCCTTTGGGTTTTCCGTAGTTCGGGATTTAGTAGGTCATGGAATCGGAACTTCCCTGCATGAAGAACCCCAGATACCGAATTTTCGTCAAAAAAGAAGAGGTATCCGTTTAGAACCTGGGATGACATTTGCAATTGAGCCAATGGTGAATGCTGGAAGATACGATGTATATTGGGAGGATGATGACTGGACAGTAGTTACTGAAGACAGATCCTTATCGGCTCATTATGAAAATACCATTGTTATTACAGATGGAGAACCAGAAATTCTCTCTATACGTAAATAA
- a CDS encoding KOW domain-containing RNA-binding protein, giving the protein MVEKSFGSIAISKAGHDKGEIFVILKSDSEYVYLLDGIVRTLEKPKKKNKKHIQSVSYTDSSLLDKVAKHEKVTNEDIKRAIKLYNKMSNQKQ; this is encoded by the coding sequence ATGGTGGAAAAAAGTTTTGGCAGCATTGCCATATCTAAGGCTGGCCATGACAAAGGAGAAATTTTTGTCATACTTAAGTCTGACTCCGAATATGTATATTTATTGGATGGTATAGTTAGGACTTTAGAAAAGCCCAAAAAGAAGAATAAGAAACACATTCAAAGTGTATCTTATACGGACAGCAGTTTATTGGATAAAGTTGCAAAACATGAAAAAGTAACAAATGAAGATATAAAGCGTGCAATTAAGCTTTATAATAAAATGAGCAATCAAAAACAATAA
- the infA gene encoding translation initiation factor IF-1 has protein sequence MSKTDVVEIEGTVIEKLPNAMFQVELENGHRVLAHISGKLRMNFIKIVPGDKVTLELSPYDLTKGRIIWRDK, from the coding sequence ATGTCAAAAACAGATGTTGTTGAAATCGAAGGAACCGTAATTGAAAAGTTACCCAATGCCATGTTTCAGGTAGAGTTAGAAAACGGTCACAGAGTACTGGCTCATATCAGTGGCAAACTTCGTATGAATTTCATTAAAATAGTACCGGGGGATAAAGTAACATTAGAATTGTCTCCATACGATTTAACTAAAGGTAGAATTATTTGGCGTGACAAATAA
- the rpmJ gene encoding 50S ribosomal protein L36: MKVRSSVKPICEKCKIIKRKGSIRVICENPRHKQRQG, from the coding sequence GTGAAAGTAAGGTCATCAGTAAAACCCATCTGTGAAAAGTGTAAGATTATTAAAAGAAAGGGTAGTATCAGAGTAATCTGTGAAAATCCTAGACACAAACAAAGACAAGGCTAA
- the rpsM gene encoding 30S ribosomal protein S13, with protein MARISGVDLPREKRVEIGLTYVYGIGRVSSNRILKEANVNPDTRVRDLTDEEVARIRDVIDATQQVEGDLRREIALNIKRLQEIGCYRGIRHRKGLPVRGQKTKTNARTRKGPKRTVANKKK; from the coding sequence ATGGCTCGTATCAGTGGTGTAGATTTACCAAGAGAGAAACGTGTAGAAATCGGTCTTACTTATGTTTACGGTATCGGCAGAGTAAGTTCCAACCGCATTCTTAAAGAAGCAAATGTTAATCCAGACACTCGTGTAAGGGATTTAACAGACGAAGAAGTTGCCAGAATTCGTGACGTTATTGATGCAACACAACAGGTTGAAGGTGATTTACGTAGAGAAATCGCACTTAACATTAAGAGACTTCAGGAAATCGGATGCTATAGAGGAATCCGTCATAGAAAAGGCCTTCCAGTTCGCGGACAGAAAACTAAGACTAACGCTAGAACTAGAAAAGGACCGAAGCGTACAGTTGCAAATAAGAAGAAATAA
- the rpsK gene encoding 30S ribosomal protein S11 — MAKKIAKKVTKKRVKKNVDRGQAHIQSSFNNTIVTLTDAEGNALSWASAGGLGFRGSRKSTPYAAQMAAETAAKAALVHGLRTVDVMVKGPGSGREAAIRALQACGIEVTSIKDVTPVPHNGCRPPKRRRV; from the coding sequence ATGGCTAAAAAGATAGCAAAAAAAGTGACTAAAAAACGTGTTAAGAAAAACGTCGATCGTGGACAGGCACATATTCAGTCATCTTTTAACAATACAATTGTTACTCTGACAGATGCAGAAGGCAATGCTCTTTCATGGGCAAGTGCTGGCGGATTAGGATTTAGAGGTTCTAGAAAATCAACTCCATATGCAGCTCAGATGGCAGCAGAAACAGCAGCTAAGGCAGCTTTGGTTCATGGTTTAAGAACTGTTGATGTTATGGTTAAAGGTCCGGGTTCAGGCAGAGAAGCAGCAATTCGTGCGCTTCAGGCTTGCGGTATTGAAGTAACCAGTATCAAGGATGTCACTCCGGTACCACATAACGGATGTAGACCACCGAAACGCAGAAGAGTCTAA
- the rpsD gene encoding 30S ribosomal protein S4, with protein MARDMGPVLKKCRSLGLEPAYLGINKKSNRTSSRAGKKVSEYGLQLREKQKAKFIYGILEKPFRNNFDKAKKLKYGTTGENLMILLELRLDNVVFRLGFGRTRSEARQIVDHKHVLVNGKRINIPSYVVKAGDVIEIKEKFKSAQRYKDVLEVTAGRLVPAWLEVNHETLSGTVKEIPSRDQIDVPVNEMLIVELYSK; from the coding sequence ATGGCAAGAGACATGGGTCCTGTTTTAAAAAAATGTAGATCACTTGGTCTGGAACCTGCATATTTAGGCATTAACAAGAAGTCTAATAGAACTTCTTCCAGAGCAGGTAAAAAGGTAAGTGAATACGGATTACAGTTAAGAGAAAAACAGAAAGCTAAATTTATATATGGTATTCTGGAAAAACCTTTCAGAAATAATTTTGACAAAGCTAAGAAATTAAAATATGGTACAACAGGTGAAAACCTGATGATTCTTCTTGAACTTAGACTGGATAACGTAGTTTTCCGCTTAGGTTTTGGTAGAACAAGAAGCGAAGCAAGACAGATTGTTGATCATAAGCACGTTTTAGTTAATGGAAAACGTATCAACATTCCTTCATATGTTGTAAAAGCAGGTGACGTTATTGAAATTAAAGAAAAATTCAAGAGCGCTCAAAGATATAAAGATGTATTAGAAGTAACGGCTGGAAGATTAGTACCAGCTTGGCTTGAAGTAAACCACGAAACTCTTTCTGGTACAGTTAAAGAGATTCCTTCAAGAGACCAGATAGATGTTCCGGTAAATGAAATGCTTATCGTCGAGTTGTATTCTAAGTAA
- a CDS encoding DNA-directed RNA polymerase subunit alpha: MFDFEKPKIEIAEISEDKKFGRFVVEPLERGYGTTLGNSLRRIMLSSLPGAAVSQVKIDGVVHEFSAIPGVKEDVTEIIMNLKSLAIRNTSETNEPKTAYIEFEGEGIVTAGDIQADPDIEVLNPDLVIATLNGGNDSKLYMEITITKGRGYISADKNKNDDLPIGVIPIDSIYTPVERVNLAVENTRVGQITDFDKLTLDVYTNGTLAPDEAVSLAAKVLSEHLNSFIDLSENAKTAEIMVEKEDNEKEKVLEMNIDELELSVRSYNCLKRAGINTVEELTNKTSEDMMKVRNLGRKSLEEVLAKLKELGLSLNVSDD; the protein is encoded by the coding sequence GTGTTTGATTTTGAGAAACCAAAAATTGAAATTGCAGAAATCTCTGAAGATAAAAAATTTGGACGTTTTGTAGTAGAACCTTTGGAACGAGGATACGGTACAACCCTGGGTAATTCTTTAAGAAGAATTATGCTTTCATCCTTACCCGGTGCTGCAGTCAGTCAAGTTAAGATTGATGGCGTTGTTCATGAATTCAGTGCTATTCCTGGAGTGAAAGAAGATGTTACTGAAATTATCATGAACTTAAAGAGCTTAGCAATCAGAAATACCAGTGAGACAAATGAGCCGAAGACAGCTTATATTGAATTTGAAGGTGAAGGAATTGTGACTGCCGGAGATATCCAGGCTGATCCTGATATTGAAGTTCTGAATCCTGATCTGGTTATTGCAACATTGAATGGCGGCAATGACAGTAAACTGTATATGGAAATTACCATAACTAAGGGCAGAGGATATATTAGTGCGGATAAAAACAAGAATGATGATTTACCAATTGGTGTAATACCAATTGACTCAATCTATACTCCTGTGGAACGTGTTAATTTAGCTGTTGAGAATACCCGTGTTGGTCAAATAACTGATTTTGATAAACTTACACTTGATGTATATACCAACGGAACTTTAGCCCCAGACGAAGCTGTCAGCTTAGCTGCTAAGGTTTTAAGCGAACATTTGAATTCATTTATCGACTTATCTGAAAATGCCAAGACTGCTGAAATCATGGTAGAAAAAGAAGATAATGAAAAAGAGAAAGTTCTCGAAATGAATATTGACGAATTAGAGTTATCTGTTCGTTCTTATAATTGCCTAAAGAGAGCCGGTATTAATACGGTTGAAGAATTAACGAATAAAACTTCTGAAGATATGATGAAGGTACGTAACCTTGGTCGTAAGTCATTAGAAGAAGTACTTGCAAAGCTGAAAGAGCTTGGCCTATCACTTAATGTAAGCGATGACTAA
- a CDS encoding bL17 family ribosomal protein, which produces MAGYRKLGRTSSQRKALLRNQVTNLLYNGKIRTTEAKAKEIRKIAEGMIALAVKEKDNFETVTVKAKVARKDKDGKTVKEVVEGKKVTVFDEVDKTIKKDSATRLHARRQMLKFLYPVTEVPTEAAGRKRNTKTVDVTDKLFDEIAPKYVSRNGGYTRIVKIGQRKGDAAMEVLIELV; this is translated from the coding sequence ATGGCAGGCTATAGAAAATTAGGAAGAACATCCAGTCAGAGAAAAGCGTTGCTAAGAAACCAAGTAACGAATCTTTTATATAATGGAAAAATCAGAACTACTGAAGCAAAAGCAAAAGAAATCCGTAAAATCGCCGAAGGCATGATAGCATTAGCTGTAAAAGAAAAAGATAATTTCGAAACTGTTACAGTAAAAGCTAAAGTTGCCCGCAAAGATAAAGACGGTAAAACTGTTAAAGAAGTTGTTGAAGGTAAAAAAGTAACTGTTTTTGATGAAGTTGATAAAACAATCAAAAAAGACAGCGCAACTCGTCTTCACGCAAGAAGACAGATGCTTAAATTCCTTTATCCTGTAACGGAAGTTCCTACTGAAGCAGCAGGAAGAAAGAGAAATACAAAAACTGTTGATGTTACAGATAAATTATTCGATGAAATAGCACCTAAATATGTAAGCCGTAACGGTGGTTACACAAGAATCGTTAAAATCGGTCAGCGTAAAGGTGACGCAGCTATGGAAGTGTTAATCGAATTAGTTTAA
- a CDS encoding AraC family transcriptional regulator gives MDLYSLDKTLRTVSKSEEKYKHGHNIDIWNDIPKVKIENTLIPCLNFTSISDMSSHNMTNGWISTLLEISVKKNSRFNPVPVHVHDFFEINYVYSGVCPQNIDGRNVILKEGQVLIVEPYVPHSIGYLDENDIMISFLVSKKYLHENLLQHFSTDSILSHFFISAINAKSLKNKYLLFLAENSRRTQVFTKELLCECFSPSVNSTDFIRNLFSLIVAELINVYKNQLVEEEKESNNAPILSIVRYIETNFRNCTLESVSQFFHLSPNYLTTLIKKNTGMTYKQLVQSQKLKHAAKYLSNTSMPVSEVAYESGYENVSFFYKKFQEQYKCSPHEFRKNSTL, from the coding sequence ATGGATTTATATTCTTTAGATAAAACTTTACGTACAGTAAGTAAAAGCGAAGAAAAATATAAGCATGGTCATAATATTGACATTTGGAATGACATTCCTAAGGTGAAAATTGAGAATACCTTGATACCTTGTTTAAACTTTACTTCCATCTCTGATATGAGCAGTCACAATATGACCAATGGTTGGATTTCAACTTTGCTGGAAATATCCGTTAAGAAAAACTCGAGATTTAACCCTGTCCCGGTTCATGTCCATGATTTTTTTGAAATAAACTATGTTTACTCAGGAGTATGTCCGCAAAACATTGACGGAAGAAATGTTATATTAAAAGAAGGACAAGTTTTGATTGTTGAGCCTTATGTCCCCCACTCAATTGGCTATCTTGATGAAAATGATATTATGATTAGCTTTCTTGTTTCTAAAAAATATCTACATGAGAATCTTTTACAGCACTTCTCTACAGACAGTATTTTATCACACTTTTTTATTAGCGCGATTAATGCAAAGAGCCTAAAAAATAAGTATCTACTATTTTTAGCAGAAAATAGTAGGAGAACGCAGGTGTTTACAAAAGAGCTTCTCTGTGAATGTTTTTCTCCTTCAGTTAATTCAACTGATTTCATAAGAAATCTTTTTAGCCTTATTGTTGCAGAGCTTATTAATGTATACAAGAATCAATTGGTGGAGGAAGAAAAAGAATCAAATAATGCTCCTATATTAAGCATTGTTCGTTATATAGAAACTAACTTTAGAAATTGTACTTTAGAATCCGTATCTCAATTTTTCCATCTCAGTCCCAACTATCTTACTACGCTCATAAAGAAGAATACCGGCATGACCTATAAACAGCTTGTACAAAGTCAAAAACTAAAACATGCTGCCAAGTATCTTAGTAATACCTCTATGCCAGTCAGCGAGGTCGCATACGAATCTGGTTATGAAAATGTTAGCTTTTTCTATAAAAAATTTCAAGAACAGTACAAATGCAGTCCTCATGAATTTAGAAAAAATAGTACTCTATAA
- a CDS encoding PTS transporter subunit EIIC produces MANKNYTQLAKEIVQKVGGKENIVSVVNCMTRLRFVLKEENRAKDGDVKEIKGVQGVIKQGGQYQVIIGTHVNEVIKDVQKEIGDLPPVDNQTDMKLMKDGSTFNRLFKVITGCIMPSLGVMIASGIIKGLLAVLTTVGLLTNTDGTYLILYATANAAMYFLPIIVGFNAGKVFGCNQYVTAVIGAALVYPDIIAIKDAGTAISFLKMPVVLMNYTNSLFPVILAAWFAAKVEKISKKIIPTMLQLMFVPTVTLLLAVPVAYLAIGPVMTIISNGLSAVVMAIFNNFPIFGGIVFGAFWQVMVLLGLHAAFIPVLFNNLFTLGSDPVNAILGLTVWALAGVSLGYALRIKDKEKKSMGFGNMVSCLCGVTEPTIYSIALPNFKLFIAAFIGGGISGGILAGLGGRMYSFVGDGFFRIPAMINPEGLDVSFYGFLICAAIAFIVSSVLAFVFAGKETTKKV; encoded by the coding sequence ATGGCAAATAAAAACTATACCCAGTTAGCAAAAGAAATTGTTCAAAAAGTCGGTGGTAAAGAAAATATTGTCAGTGTTGTGAATTGCATGACTCGTCTTAGATTTGTATTAAAAGAGGAGAACAGGGCAAAAGATGGGGATGTTAAAGAAATAAAAGGGGTTCAGGGTGTAATTAAACAGGGAGGACAGTATCAGGTAATTATCGGTACGCATGTAAATGAAGTAATAAAGGATGTACAAAAGGAAATTGGTGATTTACCACCAGTAGACAATCAAACGGATATGAAGTTAATGAAGGATGGAAGTACATTTAATCGACTGTTTAAGGTTATTACAGGTTGTATTATGCCTTCTCTGGGTGTAATGATAGCTTCGGGTATTATCAAAGGCTTACTTGCAGTACTAACTACAGTTGGCCTTCTTACGAATACAGATGGAACTTACCTGATTCTTTATGCCACAGCGAATGCAGCTATGTATTTTTTGCCTATTATTGTAGGCTTTAATGCAGGCAAAGTGTTTGGCTGTAACCAATATGTTACGGCCGTTATAGGTGCAGCACTTGTATATCCTGATATAATAGCAATAAAAGATGCAGGAACTGCAATATCTTTTCTTAAAATGCCAGTTGTTTTAATGAACTATACGAATAGTTTATTTCCAGTAATTCTAGCAGCGTGGTTTGCAGCAAAAGTAGAAAAGATAAGTAAAAAAATTATACCAACTATGCTGCAATTAATGTTTGTTCCAACCGTAACGCTGCTCCTTGCAGTTCCTGTAGCTTACCTGGCAATTGGCCCGGTTATGACTATAATATCAAACGGCCTTTCCGCAGTAGTTATGGCAATCTTTAATAACTTTCCGATTTTTGGTGGAATAGTATTTGGTGCCTTCTGGCAAGTCATGGTACTTTTAGGGCTTCATGCAGCTTTCATACCGGTATTGTTTAATAATTTATTTACTTTGGGTAGTGACCCTGTAAATGCAATATTAGGACTTACCGTATGGGCTTTAGCAGGTGTGTCATTGGGATATGCACTTCGTATAAAAGATAAAGAGAAAAAATCAATGGGATTTGGTAATATGGTATCTTGTCTATGTGGTGTAACTGAGCCTACCATATATTCCATTGCATTACCTAATTTTAAATTATTTATTGCCGCATTCATAGGCGGAGGTATAAGCGGAGGTATACTAGCCGGACTCGGAGGCAGAATGTATTCCTTTGTGGGGGATGGTTTCTTCCGAATACCGGCTATGATTAATCCGGAAGGATTAGATGTAAGTTTTTACGGCTTTTTAATATGCGCAGCTATTGCTTTTATCGTTTCATCGGTTCTTGCCTTTGTATTTGCAGGGAAAGAGACGACGAAGAAGGTATAA